One genomic segment of Desulfovibrio aminophilus includes these proteins:
- a CDS encoding efflux RND transporter periplasmic adaptor subunit, translated as MKVHGVRFGSLGMMSFAAAFLAAFLSLACDRGKSDAPPPTPVRVLAAQPGSMTSGFKYSASFVPRAQVEMAFKVGGYVEAILQVPGPDGKLRDVQPGDMVKAGALLARVRVSDYVAQSSQARGVLGEAQAQMRQAQLDYQRAAELVKGGYISQSEFDRATEMLSVAKSKVEQTRSALESADIQLGDTELKSPMDCFVVKRQVELGTLVKAGTLAFVLSDLSSVKAQFGVPDTALSLVKAGDSLSVTVEALGNKSFQGTVLSVSPSADAKSRVFNVDVEVQNPGFELKEGMIAQVTLGDGKSAAPAGMVVPLSAVVRPPDGADGYMVWLVSEKDGKPIVTGRKVQLGAVKGDAVAITEGVAAGERVVVSGASQVFEGQTVNIIP; from the coding sequence ATGAAAGTCCACGGCGTCCGGTTCGGTTCCCTCGGGATGATGTCCTTCGCGGCGGCCTTCCTGGCCGCTTTCCTGTCCCTGGCCTGCGATCGCGGCAAGTCCGACGCGCCGCCGCCGACCCCGGTGCGGGTGCTGGCCGCGCAGCCCGGAAGCATGACCTCCGGGTTCAAGTATTCCGCCAGCTTCGTGCCCCGGGCCCAGGTGGAGATGGCCTTCAAGGTCGGCGGCTACGTGGAGGCCATCCTCCAGGTTCCCGGCCCGGACGGCAAGCTCCGCGACGTGCAGCCCGGCGACATGGTCAAGGCCGGGGCCCTGCTGGCCCGGGTGCGGGTCAGCGACTACGTGGCCCAGTCCAGCCAGGCCCGCGGCGTCCTGGGCGAGGCCCAGGCCCAGATGCGCCAGGCCCAGCTCGACTACCAGCGGGCCGCCGAGCTGGTGAAGGGCGGCTACATCTCCCAGAGCGAATTCGACCGGGCCACCGAGATGCTCTCCGTGGCCAAGTCCAAGGTGGAGCAGACCCGCTCGGCCCTGGAGTCGGCGGACATCCAGCTCGGCGACACGGAACTCAAGTCCCCGATGGACTGCTTCGTGGTCAAGCGCCAGGTGGAGCTGGGCACCCTGGTCAAGGCCGGAACCCTGGCCTTCGTGCTCTCGGACCTCTCCTCGGTGAAGGCGCAGTTCGGCGTGCCGGACACGGCGCTCTCCCTGGTCAAGGCCGGCGACTCCCTGAGCGTGACCGTGGAGGCCCTGGGCAACAAGAGCTTCCAGGGCACGGTGCTCTCGGTTTCGCCCTCGGCCGACGCCAAGAGCCGGGTCTTCAACGTGGACGTGGAGGTCCAGAACCCGGGCTTCGAACTCAAGGAGGGCATGATCGCCCAGGTGACGCTGGGCGACGGCAAGAGCGCCGCCCCGGCGGGCATGGTCGTGCCGCTCTCGGCCGTGGTCCGTCCCCCGGACGGGGCCGACGGCTACATGGTCTGGCTGGTGAGCGAGAAGGACGGCAAGCCCATCGTCACGGGCCGCAAGGTCCAGCTCGGCGCGGTCAAGGGCGACGCCGTGGCCATCACCGAGGGCGTCGCCGCCGGTGAGCGGGTGGTCGTCTCCGGGGCCAGCCAGGTCTTCGAGGGCCAGACCGTGAACATCATCCCGTGA
- a CDS encoding HD domain-containing phosphohydrolase has protein sequence MSRLKRHLPVEFLRDFLDRSLSLLPPGAALYVILGSGAEAAAGSALEHYSPTCPDNLSVPLFLEGEQACLTLCLDGLAARPSGDRLAWRRILDFLAFSLHAASEAEAARRAIADETLQKYRELALLHRSVFALNNTLRLRDTTQALLEECREGAVPADLGCVFLESGGSFASAGCFGAPSATLGGVPGSRLFREVVESGRGEIVNDLSHDSRWAGEAAGVRAMLVLPIISPVRLVGVLVLAARETGPFRAAHLKHLSTLASVAGIAVSNAQNFEGIQVLMEALLQALAEAIDARDPFTAGHSERVASLAAAFAQVVDADETRFPHVTFSEDEINEVYYAGILHDIGKIGIKEEVLTKDTRLPEKLLEIIGLRLELFGQCADYPWRSAFERLRSINATVTPSQEDLEFVRVLAGTAWNVEGRHVPLLREDEQRCLLLSYGNLTPEERREIERHPAESHRILQHIPFKNGLSNLRTIVRQHHERLDGSGYPDGARGEDILFQSRLLAIVDIYDAITQERHYKPASSSQAALGILRDEARGGRLDPDLVELFCENVETVREQASYMRFRRRRGMPDGSQEQRQ, from the coding sequence ATGTCCCGGCTCAAGCGGCACCTTCCGGTCGAATTCCTGCGTGATTTCCTCGATCGTTCCCTGTCGCTCCTGCCGCCCGGCGCGGCCCTGTATGTGATTCTCGGCTCCGGGGCCGAGGCGGCCGCCGGAAGCGCGCTGGAGCACTACAGCCCCACCTGCCCGGACAACCTCTCCGTGCCCCTGTTCCTGGAGGGCGAGCAGGCCTGCCTGACGCTCTGCCTGGACGGACTGGCCGCGCGGCCGAGCGGGGATCGCCTGGCTTGGCGGCGCATCCTGGATTTCCTGGCCTTCTCGCTGCACGCCGCCTCCGAGGCCGAGGCCGCCCGCCGGGCCATCGCCGACGAGACCCTGCAGAAATACCGCGAGCTGGCCCTGCTGCACCGCTCGGTCTTCGCCCTGAACAACACCCTCCGCCTGCGCGACACCACCCAGGCCCTGCTGGAGGAGTGCCGGGAGGGCGCGGTGCCCGCGGACCTGGGCTGCGTCTTCCTGGAGTCCGGAGGTTCGTTCGCCTCGGCCGGGTGCTTCGGCGCGCCGTCCGCGACCCTGGGCGGCGTGCCCGGCAGCCGCCTGTTCCGGGAGGTGGTCGAGAGCGGCCGGGGCGAGATCGTCAACGACCTCTCCCATGATTCCCGCTGGGCCGGGGAGGCCGCCGGGGTCCGGGCCATGCTCGTGCTGCCGATCATCTCGCCGGTGCGCCTGGTGGGCGTGCTCGTGCTCGCCGCGCGCGAGACCGGGCCGTTCCGGGCCGCGCACCTGAAGCACCTCTCCACCCTGGCCTCGGTGGCCGGGATCGCGGTGAGCAACGCCCAGAATTTCGAGGGCATCCAGGTGCTCATGGAGGCCCTGCTCCAGGCCCTGGCCGAGGCAATCGACGCTCGCGACCCGTTCACGGCCGGACACTCCGAGCGCGTGGCCAGCCTGGCGGCGGCCTTCGCCCAGGTGGTGGACGCCGACGAGACCCGCTTCCCGCACGTGACCTTCTCCGAGGACGAGATCAACGAGGTCTACTACGCGGGCATCCTCCACGACATCGGCAAGATCGGCATCAAGGAGGAGGTCCTGACCAAGGACACCCGCCTGCCGGAAAAGCTCCTGGAGATCATCGGGCTGCGGCTGGAACTCTTCGGCCAGTGCGCGGACTATCCCTGGCGCTCGGCCTTCGAGCGGCTGCGGAGCATCAACGCCACGGTGACGCCCAGCCAGGAGGACCTGGAGTTCGTGCGCGTCCTTGCGGGCACGGCCTGGAACGTGGAGGGCCGCCACGTCCCGCTCTTGCGCGAGGACGAGCAGCGCTGCCTGCTTCTGTCCTACGGCAACCTGACCCCGGAGGAACGCCGCGAGATCGAGCGCCACCCGGCCGAGAGCCACCGCATCCTCCAGCACATCCCGTTCAAGAACGGCCTGTCCAATCTGCGGACCATCGTGCGCCAGCACCACGAGCGCCTCGACGGCTCGGGCTATCCCGACGGCGCGCGCGGCGAGGACATCCTCTTCCAGAGCCGCCTGCTGGCCATCGTGGACATCTACGACGCCATCACCCAGGAGCGGCACTACAAGCCCGCCTCCTCCAGCCAGGCGGCCCTGGGCATCCTGCGCGACGAGGCCCGGGGCGGGCGGCTGGACCCCGACCTGGTGGAGCTGTTCTGCGAGAACGTGGAGACCGTGCGCGAGCAGGCCTCCTACATGCGCTTCCGCCGCCGCCGGGGCATGCCCGACGGTTCCCAGGAACAGCGGCAGTAG
- a CDS encoding response regulator — translation MSGKILIVDDEVHIRMLLVQALEDLEDAHDVTILTASNGIEGLEAIRRERPDLVFLDIMMPRMNGYEVCEAVTRDPELKGVRIILLTAKGQETDRRQGLESGAGQYMTKPFDPDEVVDAARDILGLPV, via the coding sequence ATGTCCGGGAAGATTCTCATCGTGGACGACGAGGTCCATATCCGCATGCTCCTGGTCCAGGCCCTGGAAGACCTGGAAGACGCCCACGACGTAACCATCCTCACCGCCTCCAACGGCATCGAGGGCCTGGAGGCCATCCGCCGGGAGCGCCCGGACCTGGTCTTCCTGGACATCATGATGCCGCGCATGAACGGCTACGAGGTCTGCGAGGCCGTGACCCGCGACCCGGAACTCAAGGGAGTGCGCATCATCCTGCTCACGGCCAAGGGCCAGGAAACCGACCGCCGCCAGGGCCTGGAGTCCGGCGCGGGCCAATACATGACCAAGCCCTTCGATCCCGACGAGGTGGTGGACGCCGCCCGGGACATCCTGGGCCTGCCCGTCTGA
- a CDS encoding ABC transporter substrate-binding protein, protein MRGSGTSRGRTPRLAALLGLALCLALAALPALAADDILLGVNYPLTGPYSVEGLDQIRAARLAVDEINAQGGILGRRVELVPRDSASDVLQTRLNVRDLLDEGCRMIFGGSSSAVAIEAARLCAEAGAPFFGTLTYSTAFGVENGRRMAFRECPDARMTAGVLGPWLNARFAGKKYFYITADYTWGWSAEATLRRATGTLDLEANPGLLTPLGATDYTAELEQARDAQPAVLVLALFGKDMAYALEKAVEMGLPRFCQIVVPNLTLGMAERAGAVAMHGVVGATPWTWKAPALLGQTRGQAFVDEFVRRYRRYPSTSGASAYTIVYEYKAAAEAAKSLEPADVVRALEGRTFRLLKDDQTWRALDHQNVQTVFLVRGNPPEKVLADPLRLDYFEILEARTGPEIVMGEEEWRELRKESGLPPRLERLEGDQP, encoded by the coding sequence ATGCGAGGATCGGGCACTTCCCGGGGACGGACCCCGCGCCTCGCCGCGCTTCTCGGCCTGGCCCTCTGCCTGGCCCTGGCCGCGCTTCCGGCCCTGGCCGCCGACGACATCCTCCTGGGCGTCAACTACCCCCTCACCGGCCCCTACTCCGTGGAGGGCCTGGACCAGATCCGGGCCGCGCGCCTGGCCGTGGACGAGATCAACGCCCAGGGCGGCATCCTCGGCCGCCGCGTGGAGCTGGTGCCCCGCGACTCGGCCTCGGACGTGCTCCAGACCCGGCTCAATGTCCGCGACCTGCTGGACGAGGGCTGCCGGATGATCTTCGGCGGCTCCTCCAGCGCCGTGGCCATCGAGGCCGCCCGGCTCTGCGCCGAGGCCGGGGCGCCCTTCTTCGGCACCCTGACCTATTCCACGGCCTTCGGCGTGGAGAACGGCCGGCGCATGGCCTTCCGCGAGTGCCCGGACGCCCGGATGACGGCCGGGGTCCTGGGCCCCTGGCTCAACGCCCGCTTCGCCGGAAAGAAGTATTTCTACATCACCGCCGACTACACCTGGGGCTGGTCCGCCGAGGCGACCCTGCGCCGGGCCACCGGCACCCTGGACCTGGAGGCCAACCCCGGCCTGCTCACGCCCCTGGGGGCCACGGACTACACCGCCGAGCTGGAGCAGGCCCGCGACGCCCAGCCCGCCGTGCTCGTGCTGGCCCTGTTCGGCAAGGACATGGCCTACGCCCTGGAGAAGGCCGTGGAAATGGGCCTGCCGCGCTTCTGCCAGATCGTGGTCCCGAACCTGACCCTGGGCATGGCCGAGCGCGCCGGGGCCGTGGCCATGCACGGGGTCGTGGGCGCCACGCCCTGGACCTGGAAGGCCCCCGCCCTGCTCGGCCAGACGCGCGGCCAGGCCTTCGTGGACGAGTTCGTGCGGCGCTACCGCCGCTACCCGAGCACCTCCGGGGCCAGCGCCTACACCATCGTCTATGAATACAAGGCCGCGGCCGAGGCCGCCAAGTCCCTGGAGCCCGCCGACGTGGTCCGGGCCCTGGAAGGACGCACCTTCCGGCTGCTCAAGGACGACCAGACCTGGCGCGCCCTGGACCACCAGAACGTCCAGACCGTGTTCCTCGTGCGCGGCAACCCGCCGGAAAAGGTCCTGGCCGACCCCCTGCGCCTGGACTACTTCGAAATCCTGGAGGCCCGCACCGGGCCCGAGATCGTCATGGGCGAGGAGGAGTGGCGGGAACTGCGCAAGGAGAGCGGGCTGCCCCCGCGCCTGGAGCGCCTGGAGGGCGACCAGCCGTGA
- a CDS encoding cache domain-containing protein: MKHPDRNRFLPLPQSTFWRFLFISSVIAVVTAAAAMGVAWMLGRTIVHEIQEEGSLAVLRSAVDLVGRTRIADEQMRAFYMDQRREALRSTNDYTVNMLQTYERQIRLQGRKPEEARATALARLGEVSAGLDHPVFIIGADRLLLVHPNPEFVGRDSREFRDSQGRPLFEETLEAARRARPGQSVFGLYPWVNPKTLRLELKLLAARHFQPWDLTVCADMFMGDVEQDLAPRRLANLGELQARIREIMVAKTGYMFVMDQNGTMIAHPVLTGQNIFNLKDSDGHNMGDLVRKAAERPFGRNSFRYSWERPDDRGDFSNEKIAWCIREPTTGWYVAATAYVKDMEAELPRLALSIFLPSLGAILVLAGALALLFRNLIRPVRDLIAVCQAVSRGELEVMAPEDSPGEMGFLSRHFNFMIRRLRGLRKKEERRRLDLEALNRELEKVVDVRTRALKRKAQNLEEANRSLKELDTMKSAFLSSVSHELRTPLTSVLGFAKLISRDFANHFQSLAGNEDKLVRRARRILDNLEIIRSEGERLTRLINDVLDLNKIESGRVDWRDADILVEAVVERAAAAVRGQFAEKPELELKVEVEPGLPPMHLDFDRMVQVFLNLLHNAAKFTREGSVTVRVFRSGEMLRAEVQDTGVGVPEADRERIFDKFHQVRLSDTLREKPQGTGLGLAICRQIVERYGGTIRVESEVGRGSTFIIEMPLTPEPREAQPEAAAPPEPRPRSDKALVLVADDEPSVNAFLTQLLESQDLEVVQAFDGESAVKKAGAYQPDLVIMDIMMPGMDGRTAIALLRRDPRTAGIPVMVVSALPDLSDMGGDAALKKPVDEAAFIEAVNCLLNRGRGERPVLALRRNGETVPGPFFALCPAESILHCDETEMWRRIEAGFTGTILLPPWAVEQLDMQRLVTLPGIHLLIIPPSSSSGDS, translated from the coding sequence GTGAAGCACCCCGACCGGAACCGCTTCCTGCCCCTGCCCCAGAGCACCTTCTGGCGCTTCCTGTTCATCAGCTCGGTGATCGCCGTGGTCACGGCCGCGGCGGCCATGGGCGTGGCCTGGATGCTCGGCCGGACCATCGTGCACGAAATCCAGGAAGAGGGCAGTCTGGCCGTGCTGCGCAGCGCCGTGGACCTGGTGGGCCGCACGCGCATCGCGGACGAGCAGATGCGGGCCTTCTACATGGACCAGCGCCGCGAGGCCCTGCGCAGCACCAACGACTACACCGTGAACATGCTCCAGACCTACGAACGCCAGATCCGCCTCCAGGGCCGCAAGCCCGAGGAGGCCCGGGCCACGGCCCTGGCCCGCCTGGGCGAGGTCTCGGCCGGACTGGACCACCCCGTGTTCATCATCGGCGCGGACCGTCTCCTGCTCGTCCACCCCAACCCGGAGTTCGTGGGCCGCGACAGCCGGGAGTTCCGCGACAGCCAGGGCCGCCCGCTGTTCGAGGAGACCCTGGAGGCCGCCCGCCGCGCCCGGCCCGGCCAGTCCGTGTTCGGCCTCTACCCCTGGGTCAACCCCAAGACCCTGCGCCTGGAGCTCAAGCTCCTGGCCGCGCGCCACTTCCAGCCCTGGGACCTGACCGTCTGCGCGGACATGTTCATGGGCGACGTGGAGCAGGACCTGGCCCCCCGGCGGCTGGCCAACCTGGGCGAACTCCAGGCCCGCATCCGCGAAATCATGGTGGCCAAGACCGGCTACATGTTCGTCATGGACCAGAACGGAACCATGATCGCCCATCCCGTGCTCACCGGCCAGAACATCTTCAATCTCAAGGACAGCGACGGCCACAACATGGGCGATCTCGTGCGCAAGGCCGCCGAGCGGCCCTTCGGCAGGAACAGCTTCCGCTACTCCTGGGAGCGGCCCGACGACCGGGGCGACTTCTCCAACGAGAAGATCGCCTGGTGCATCCGCGAGCCCACCACCGGCTGGTACGTGGCCGCCACGGCCTACGTGAAGGACATGGAGGCCGAGCTGCCGCGCCTGGCCCTGTCCATCTTCCTGCCCTCCCTGGGGGCCATCCTCGTCCTGGCCGGAGCCCTGGCCCTGCTCTTCCGCAACCTCATCCGCCCGGTGCGCGACCTCATCGCCGTGTGCCAGGCCGTGAGCCGGGGCGAGCTGGAGGTCATGGCCCCGGAGGACTCCCCGGGCGAGATGGGCTTCCTGTCCCGGCACTTCAACTTCATGATCCGCAGGCTGCGCGGCCTGCGCAAGAAGGAGGAGCGCCGCCGCCTGGATCTGGAGGCCCTGAACCGCGAGCTGGAAAAGGTCGTGGACGTGCGCACCCGGGCCCTCAAGCGCAAGGCCCAGAACCTGGAGGAGGCCAACCGGAGCCTGAAGGAGCTGGACACCATGAAGTCCGCCTTCCTCTCCTCGGTCTCCCACGAACTGCGCACCCCGCTCACCTCGGTGCTCGGTTTCGCCAAGCTCATCAGCCGCGACTTCGCCAACCACTTCCAGTCCCTGGCCGGGAACGAGGACAAGCTCGTGCGCCGGGCCCGGCGCATCCTGGACAACCTGGAGATCATCCGCTCCGAGGGCGAACGCCTGACCCGGCTCATCAACGACGTGCTCGACCTGAACAAGATCGAGTCCGGCCGCGTGGACTGGCGCGACGCGGACATCCTCGTGGAGGCCGTGGTGGAGCGGGCAGCGGCCGCCGTGCGGGGACAGTTCGCGGAGAAGCCGGAGCTGGAGCTGAAGGTGGAGGTGGAGCCCGGCCTGCCGCCCATGCACCTGGACTTCGACCGCATGGTCCAGGTCTTCCTCAACCTCCTGCACAACGCGGCCAAGTTCACCCGCGAGGGTTCCGTGACCGTGCGCGTGTTCCGCTCGGGCGAGATGCTGCGCGCCGAGGTCCAGGACACCGGCGTGGGCGTGCCCGAGGCCGACCGCGAACGCATCTTCGACAAGTTCCATCAGGTCCGCCTGAGCGACACCCTGCGCGAGAAGCCCCAGGGCACGGGCCTGGGCCTGGCCATCTGCCGCCAGATCGTGGAGCGCTACGGCGGGACCATCCGCGTGGAGTCCGAGGTGGGCCGGGGCAGCACGTTCATCATCGAGATGCCCCTGACGCCCGAGCCCCGCGAGGCCCAGCCCGAGGCCGCCGCCCCGCCCGAGCCCAGGCCGCGCTCGGACAAGGCCCTCGTGCTCGTGGCCGACGACGAGCCCTCGGTGAACGCCTTCCTGACCCAGCTCCTGGAGTCCCAGGACCTGGAGGTGGTTCAGGCCTTCGACGGCGAGTCGGCGGTGAAGAAGGCCGGGGCCTACCAGCCCGACCTCGTGATCATGGACATCATGATGCCCGGCATGGACGGCCGCACGGCCATCGCCCTGCTGCGCCGCGACCCGCGCACCGCGGGCATTCCCGTGATGGTGGTCTCGGCCCTGCCGGACCTCTCGGACATGGGCGGCGACGCGGCCCTGAAAAAGCCCGTGGACGAGGCCGCCTTCATCGAGGCCGTGAACTGCCTGCTCAACCGGGGACGCGGCGAACGGCCCGTGCTGGCCCTGCGCCGCAACGGCGAGACCGTGCCCGGCCCCTTCTTCGCCCTCTGCCCGGCCGAGAGCATCCTGCACTGCGACGAAACCGAGATGTGGCGGCGCATCGAGGCGGGCTTCACGGGCACCATCCTCCTGCCGCCCTGGGCCGTGGAACAGCTGGACATGCAGCGCCTGGTCACGCTCCCGGGCATCCACCTGCTCATCATCCCCCCGTCGTCCTCTTCCGGGGATTCATAG
- a CDS encoding phosphomannomutase/phosphoglucomutase, whose protein sequence is MIALNPGVFRAYDIRGLVDRDLDPDFAEDLGRACGTLFVRRGLTRAVAGHDCRATSPEYLDRLCLGLASAGVDVITLGLVSTPVLYYAVKHFGLEAGVMVTASHNPPEYNGFKIWCGASTLHGEGVAALRDLMAARDFVRAERPGLVSRHDVIPSYLDELSSQLRVSRPIKVVVDGGNGAAGEITADLLERVGCEVIRLFCEPDGGFPNHHPDPVVEQNVRQLSDLVRESGADLGVGLDGDGDRIGAVDETGRLMFGDQVLALYARGLLRRRPGQIVIGDVKCSHLLFRDIEEHGGVPVMAATGHSLMKAKLIETGAALAGEMSGHMFFSDRFFGFDDASYAALRLVEVLDENPGTPLSRLLGWPRTANTPELRVDCPEEIKFQVVDKALAHFRDLAERNGWRLDDTDGVRLTLPRAWGLVRASNTQAALVLRFEGEDEQALAEIRHLMEPPISGFAAGFAGS, encoded by the coding sequence ATGATCGCACTCAATCCCGGCGTGTTCCGCGCCTACGACATCCGGGGACTGGTGGACCGCGACCTGGACCCCGACTTCGCCGAGGACCTGGGCCGCGCCTGCGGCACGCTCTTCGTCCGCCGGGGCCTGACCCGGGCCGTGGCCGGGCACGACTGCCGCGCCACCTCGCCCGAATATCTCGACCGCCTCTGCCTGGGCCTGGCCTCCGCCGGGGTGGACGTGATCACCCTGGGCCTGGTCTCCACCCCGGTGCTCTACTACGCGGTGAAGCACTTCGGCCTGGAGGCCGGGGTCATGGTCACGGCCAGCCACAATCCGCCGGAGTACAACGGCTTCAAGATCTGGTGCGGGGCCAGCACCCTGCACGGCGAGGGCGTCGCCGCCCTGCGCGACCTCATGGCCGCCCGCGATTTCGTCCGGGCCGAACGGCCGGGCCTGGTCTCGCGCCATGACGTGATCCCCTCCTATCTGGACGAGCTGTCCTCCCAGCTCCGCGTGTCCCGGCCCATCAAGGTCGTGGTGGACGGCGGCAACGGCGCGGCCGGGGAGATCACCGCCGACCTCCTGGAACGCGTGGGCTGCGAGGTGATCCGCCTGTTCTGCGAGCCCGACGGCGGTTTTCCCAACCACCACCCCGACCCCGTGGTGGAGCAGAACGTCCGGCAGCTCTCGGACCTGGTCCGCGAGTCCGGCGCGGACCTGGGCGTGGGCCTGGACGGCGACGGCGACCGCATCGGCGCCGTGGACGAGACCGGACGGCTCATGTTCGGGGACCAGGTCCTGGCCCTCTACGCCCGCGGCCTGCTCCGGCGGCGGCCCGGCCAGATCGTCATCGGCGACGTGAAATGCTCCCACCTGCTCTTCCGGGACATCGAGGAGCACGGCGGCGTGCCGGTCATGGCCGCCACCGGCCACTCGCTCATGAAGGCCAAGCTCATCGAGACCGGCGCGGCCCTGGCCGGGGAGATGAGCGGCCACATGTTCTTTTCCGACCGCTTCTTCGGCTTCGACGACGCCTCCTACGCGGCCCTGCGCCTGGTGGAGGTCCTGGACGAGAATCCCGGCACGCCCCTGTCCCGCCTCCTGGGCTGGCCGCGCACGGCCAACACCCCGGAACTGCGCGTGGACTGTCCCGAGGAGATCAAGTTCCAGGTGGTGGACAAGGCCCTGGCCCACTTCCGCGACCTGGCCGAGCGCAACGGCTGGCGACTGGACGACACCGACGGCGTGCGCCTGACCCTGCCCCGGGCCTGGGGCCTCGTGCGGGCCTCCAACACCCAGGCCGCCCTGGTCCTGCGCTTCGAGGGCGAGGACGAACAGGCCCTGGCCGAAATCCGCCACCTCATGGAACCCCCCATATCCGGCTTCGCCGCCGGCTTCGCCGGTTCATAG
- the hflK gene encoding FtsH protease activity modulator HflK, whose product MSWDWEKLQEQQRRQRGGGPVGPELGNITDKLKQFKGFRLPGARVLALVVLGLWLLSGIYIVEPDEVGVVTRFGAFDRVSGPGPHYHIPFPVESAQTPKTTRIRRLEFGFRSIGRQGDSQMATRPVPEESLMLTGDENIVDVQFTVQFLVKDAVAYLFNVADPEGAVKGAAEAAMREVMGKSKIDAALTSGKEEIQIQTRELMQEILDRYDAGIKVVAAQLQYVHPPAEVIEAFKDVASAREDKSRFINEADAYRNDILPKARGQAAVIVNQAEAYRESVTRTSQGEASRFLAVLAEYNKAKDVTRQRLYLETMERVLGNPATEKLVLTDKALEKTVPYLPLPALTPVRPAPAPEGGKKQ is encoded by the coding sequence ATGAGCTGGGATTGGGAAAAACTGCAAGAGCAACAGCGGCGCCAGCGCGGCGGCGGCCCCGTGGGCCCCGAGCTGGGAAACATCACCGACAAACTGAAGCAGTTCAAGGGCTTCCGCCTCCCGGGCGCGCGCGTTCTGGCGCTCGTGGTGCTGGGCCTTTGGCTCTTGTCCGGCATCTACATCGTGGAGCCGGACGAGGTGGGCGTGGTCACGCGCTTCGGGGCCTTCGACCGGGTGAGCGGCCCCGGGCCGCACTACCACATCCCGTTCCCGGTGGAGAGCGCGCAGACGCCGAAGACCACGCGCATCCGCAGGCTGGAGTTCGGCTTCCGCAGCATCGGCCGCCAGGGCGACTCCCAGATGGCGACCCGGCCGGTGCCCGAGGAATCGCTCATGCTCACCGGGGACGAGAACATCGTGGACGTGCAGTTCACGGTGCAGTTCCTGGTCAAGGACGCCGTGGCCTACCTGTTCAACGTGGCCGACCCCGAGGGCGCGGTGAAGGGCGCGGCCGAGGCGGCCATGCGCGAGGTCATGGGCAAGAGCAAGATCGACGCGGCGCTCACCTCGGGCAAGGAAGAGATCCAGATCCAGACCCGGGAGCTCATGCAGGAGATCCTGGACCGCTATGACGCGGGCATCAAGGTGGTGGCCGCGCAGCTGCAATACGTGCATCCCCCGGCCGAGGTCATCGAGGCCTTCAAGGACGTGGCCAGCGCCCGCGAGGACAAGAGCCGCTTCATCAACGAGGCCGACGCCTACCGCAACGACATCCTGCCCAAGGCCAGGGGCCAGGCCGCGGTCATCGTGAACCAGGCCGAGGCCTACCGCGAAAGCGTGACCCGCACCTCCCAGGGCGAGGCCTCGCGCTTCCTGGCCGTGCTCGCCGAATACAACAAGGCCAAGGACGTGACGCGCCAGCGCCTGTACCTGGAGACCATGGAGCGCGTGCTCGGGAATCCGGCCACGGAAAAGCTCGTGCTCACGGACAAGGCCCTGGAGAAGACCGTTCCCTATCTGCCCCTGCCCGCCCTTACGCCGGTCAGGCCCGCGCCCGCCCCGGAAGGAGGCAAGAAGCAGTGA
- the hflC gene encoding protease modulator HflC has translation MSNKQIALVAGAVLLFLVLTQTAFVVHQTETAIVVQLGKPVSAALKPGLHFKLPLVQSVTFFDARVLDYDAKRAEILTEDKKAMVVDHYTKWRITDPLLFYQTVRTEAGAQARLDDITYAALREALGRHTLIEVVSEKRTEIMDQVVKQSQELLSPYGILVVDVRIKRTDLPPENERAIFGRMQAERERQAKQYRSEGQEEAAKIKAQADKERTVILAEAERQASTIRGAGDAQATRTYAEAYGQSPEFYAFKRSLEAYESSLKDNTRLVLTPGSPFLRYFQ, from the coding sequence GTGAGCAACAAACAGATCGCCCTGGTGGCCGGAGCGGTGCTCCTGTTCCTGGTCCTGACCCAGACCGCCTTCGTGGTGCATCAGACCGAGACGGCCATCGTGGTCCAGCTCGGCAAGCCCGTGTCCGCCGCGCTCAAGCCCGGCCTGCACTTCAAGCTGCCCCTGGTGCAGAGCGTGACCTTCTTCGACGCCCGCGTGCTGGACTATGACGCCAAGCGCGCTGAAATCCTCACCGAGGACAAGAAGGCCATGGTGGTGGACCACTACACCAAGTGGCGCATCACGGATCCGTTGTTGTTCTACCAGACCGTGCGCACCGAGGCCGGAGCCCAGGCGCGGCTGGACGACATCACCTACGCCGCGCTGCGCGAGGCCCTGGGCCGCCACACGCTCATCGAGGTGGTCTCCGAGAAGCGCACCGAGATCATGGACCAGGTGGTCAAGCAGTCCCAGGAACTGCTTTCGCCCTACGGCATCCTGGTGGTGGACGTGCGCATCAAGCGCACGGACCTGCCGCCGGAGAACGAGCGGGCCATCTTCGGCCGCATGCAGGCCGAGCGCGAGCGCCAGGCCAAGCAGTACCGCTCCGAGGGCCAGGAGGAGGCCGCCAAGATCAAGGCCCAGGCCGACAAGGAGCGGACCGTGATCCTGGCCGAGGCCGAGCGCCAGGCCTCCACCATCCGGGGCGCGGGCGACGCCCAGGCCACCCGGACCTATGCCGAGGCCTACGGCCAGTCGCCGGAATTCTACGCCTTCAAGCGCAGCCTGGAGGCCTACGAGTCCTCGCTCAAGGACAACACGCGCCTGGTCCTGACGCCGGGCAGCCCCTTCCTGCGCTACTTCCAGTAG